One window of Elaeis guineensis isolate ETL-2024a chromosome 11, EG11, whole genome shotgun sequence genomic DNA carries:
- the LOC105053642 gene encoding LOW QUALITY PROTEIN: uncharacterized protein (The sequence of the model RefSeq protein was modified relative to this genomic sequence to represent the inferred CDS: inserted 1 base in 1 codon) — MESRLFQNLLSTLLLLLLLPFLLAMGSASLASQGRALLQWKASLQSQGLSLQSWKPSASPCNWTGVTCNVTRRGLRVITEIYLSNTSLVGTLDALNFSALPSLTNLNLSFNQLDGTIPPTIATLFKMSSLDLTSNQLTGKIPFEIGSMRRLQFLNLSENQISGSIPPSLANLSRLNYLLLYGNSLSGTIPEELGRLRNLVFLKLADNLLTGFIPPSLGNLTRLYKLALYDNKLSGTIPQELGNLASLVKLVISNNSLTGSIPSSLANLTMLSMLYLYNNNLTGTVPRSFDNLRNLTDVRLFNNSFSGSLPAFKNLVFLDLLGNNFSGYLPPELCSGGMLQHLVVSYNNFEGPTPRSLRNCSSLTRVRMERNQLSGNISESLGVYPYLNYIDLSFNQFSGNLSAKWGKCANITSLRISNNKITGKIPPEIGQLAQLRVLDLSSNFLVGEIPKNASMLVSLYQLNLSNNKLSGEVPKDIGKLSNLEILDLSKNNLSGRVPEKLGHCFKLRLLKLSSNNLNGNIPFQIGNLVNLLDLLDMSHNSLTGDIPSQISKLVILQDLNLSHNELSGXVPPSLRDMISLLSIDLSYNELEGPLPDSQFIRRSPIEWFAHNKGLCGEVQGLPPCHTFSTSKAGSAKHHKVVLLATVPVVGTLFLLFLFGGATFLLLRRRNNTVQDASQKMEGGAFSIWNFDGKDAYEDIIQATDHFDANHCIGTGAYGSVYRAVLPNGKIVAVKRIKPLETENQLNEPHFLNEIQALTRIRHRNIVKLYGFCSTTQHKLLVYEYMERGSLATILKSEEATQLDWTKRVNIVKDVAHALSYMHHDCAPAIVHRDITSNNILLDVEFKACVSDFGTARLLRPDSSNWSMLAGTRGYVAPELAYTMRITEKCDVYSFGVVTLEVLVGEHPGDLTSTLSSSNGENTLLKDFLNPRLSLPMAQVADEVAKVVMIAQQCLDDNPQSRPTMQHVTQQLATLRPSIPQLLHDQIMSSKHIQI, encoded by the exons ATGGAATCTAGACTGTTTCAAAACCTCCTCTCCACCCTTCTTCTATTGTTGCTGCTTCCATTTCTTCTTGCCATGGGGTCAGCTTCACTTGCATCCCAAGGGAGGGCCCTTCTCCAGTGGAAAGCCAGTCTCCAAAGCCAAGGACTATCCCTTCAATCTTGGAAACCCAGTGCTAGTCCATGCAACTGGACTGGAGTAACATGCAACGTCACAAGAAGAGGACTAAGGGTGATCACTGAGATATATTTGTCCAATACAAGTCTTGTGGGAACGCTGGATGCTCTCAACTTCTCTGCTTTACCATCACTCACCAATCTCAACCTCAGCTTCAACCAGCTCGATGGAACCATCCCTCCAACCATCGCCACTCTTTTCAAGATGAGCTCTCTTGATCTCACCAGTAATCAACTCACAGGGAAAATTCCATTCGAGATTGGCTCGATGAGGAGGCTCCAGTTCTTAAATCTAAGTGAGAATCAGATAAGTGgctccatccctccatccttagctaATCTGAGTAGGCTTAACTACCTGTTGCTGTATGGCAATAGCCTTTCGGGTACCATTCCAGAGGAATTAGGAAGGCTTCGGAATTTGGTGTTCTTGAAACTTGCTGACAACCTCCTCACAGGTTTCATCCCTCCAAGTTTAGGAAATTTAACCCGGCTTTATAAGTTGGCTCTCTATGACAACAAGTTATCTGGCACCATCCCTCAAGAATTAGGAAATCTTGCAAGTTTGGTTAAATTAGTGATCTCTAACAACAGTCTAACAGGATCCATCCCTTCCAGTTTAGCAAATTTGACCATGCTTTCTATGTTATACCTTTACAATAACAATCTCACTGGTACGGTCCCTCGATCTTTTGATAATTTAAGGAACCTAACAGACGTGCGCTTATTTAATAATAGTTTCTCTGGATCGTTGCCAGCTTTTAAAAATTTGGTTTTCCTTGACTTGCTTGGCAACAATTTCTCTGGCTATCTACCACCAGAGCTGTGCAGTGGAGGAATGCTTCAGCATCTTGTTGTGAGTTACAACAATTTTGAAGGTCCCACACCAAGAAGCTTGAGGAATTGTTCCTCCTTAACCAGGGTTCGAATGGAAAGAAACCAACTAAGTGGCAATATTTCTGAAAGCCTTGGAGTTTATCCATATCTGAATTATATTGATTTGAGCTTCAACCAGTTCTCTGGTAACTTATCAGCCAAATGGGGAAAATGTGCTAATATAACAAGCTTAAGAATCTCCAATAACAAGATCACTGGAAAAATACCCCCTGAAATTGGGCAACTAGCTCAACTTAGAGTACTTGACCTTTCTTCGAATTTTTTGGTAGGCGAAATTCCAAAGAATGCAAGCATGTTAGTCTCTCTATACCAGTTAAATTTAAGCAACAACAAATTATCTGGAGAAGTGCCAAAAGATATTGGAAAACTGTCCAACCTAGAAATTCTTGATTTATCCAAAAACAACTTGAGTGGAAGGGTGCCAGAAAAGTTAGGTCATTGCTTTAAACTTCGCTTGTTAAAACTTAGCAGCAACAATCTGAATGGTAACATACCCTTTCAAATTGgcaatctagtaaacctattgGACTTACTAGATATGAGCCACAACTCTTTAACAGGAGATATACCATCACAGATTAGCAAATTGGTTATCTTGCAAGATCTAAACCTATCACATAATGAGTTGTCGG TCGTTCCACCTTCTTTACGTGATATGATTAGCTTGTTGTCCATAGACCTATCATATAATGAATTGGAGGGTCCACTTCCTGATAGCCAATTTATCCGAAGATCTCCAATAGAATGGTTTGCCCATAACAAAGGTTTGTGCGGCGAAGTGCAAGGTTTGCCTCCATGCCATACATTTTCAACAAGCAAAGCTGGTTCAGCGAAACATCACAAGGTTGTTCTGCTAGCCACTGTTCCTGTTGTTGGTACCTTGTTCCTTCTATTTCTATTTGGTGGAGCCACTTTTCTGCTTCTGAGAAGAAGGAATAACACTGTACAAGATGCAAGTCAGAAGATGGAGGGAGGTGCATTCTCTATATGGAATTTTGATGGGAAAGATGCATATGAAGACATCATCCAGGCAACTGATCATTTTGATGCCAACCACTGCATTGGCACTGGAGCATATGGGAGTGTTTACAGAGCAGTCCTGCCAAATGGCAAGATAGTTGCTGTCAAAAGGATTAAGCCACTGGAAACTGAAAACCAACTAAATGAACCACATTTTCTAAACGAAATACAAGCACTAACCAGGATCCGTCATCGAAATATTGTGAAGCTTTATGGATTTTGCTCTACAACTCAACATAAATTACTCGTGTACGAATACATGGAGAGAGGTAGTTTAGCAACTATCCTCAAGAGTGAAGAGGCAACGCAGTTGGATTGGACAAAGAGAGTGAATATTGTTAAAGATGTTGCTCATGCCCTATCTTATATGCACCATGATTGTGCTCCAGCCATTGTACATCGAGACATAACAAGCAACAACATTCTACTTGATGTAGAATTTAAGGCTTGTGTTTCAGATTTTGGAACAGCCAGACTTCTAAGGCCAGATTCATCTAACTGGAGCATGCTTGCAGGCACACGAGGATATGTTGCACCAG AGCTTGCTTATACAATGAGGATTACTGAGAAATGCGATGTATATAGTTTTGGAGTGGTAACACTTGAAGTGCTTGTGGGAGAGCATCCTGGAGATCTTACATCTACTTTATCATCATCTAATGGTGAAAACACcttattgaaagattttctaAATCCACGACTTTCTCTTCCCATGGCACAAGTTGCAGATGAAGTGGCTAAAGTAGTTATGATAGCACAACAATGTTTAGATGACAATCCACAATCTCGTCCAACAATGCAGCATGTAACTCAGCAATTGGCTACTCTAAGACCATCGATCCCTCAACTTCTACACGACCAAATTATGTCATCTAAGCACATCCAAATATGA